From a region of the Candidatus Neomarinimicrobiota bacterium genome:
- a CDS encoding polysaccharide lyase 6 family protein produces the protein MSRNGAGILLMCMCLSLGTVTGAEYLVSNLEQITGALAYVQPGDTLTMTGGVWMNAEICFQADGTEDQPILLRAGNPGQVVLSGTSYLQIIGTYLVVDGLYFKDGYSEYAAVIEFQDGQNNYSHYCRLTNTAIVNYNNPNGSSNKWVSIYGSHNRVDHCYFRGKTNEGTTLVVWRPDTQPNYHLIDHNYFAYRPPLGMNGGETIRVGTSDLSLSNSSTTVEYNYFEHCNGETEIISNKSCENIYRYNTFYECEGTLTLRHGNNCTVHGNFFFGNGKSMTGGVRIIGENHKVFNNYFQDLAGTGFRAPLSLMNGIPDSPLNEYFQVKDPHILYQHVC, from the coding sequence ATGAGCAGGAATGGAGCAGGTATTCTACTGATGTGTATGTGCCTCAGCCTGGGCACGGTTACGGGAGCCGAATACTTAGTTTCGAATCTGGAGCAGATCACCGGTGCATTGGCGTATGTCCAACCGGGGGATACGCTCACCATGACCGGCGGTGTCTGGATGAACGCCGAGATCTGTTTCCAGGCCGACGGAACAGAGGATCAGCCCATCCTCCTGCGGGCCGGGAATCCCGGACAGGTGGTACTTTCAGGGACTTCCTACCTCCAGATTATCGGCACCTACCTTGTAGTGGACGGTCTATACTTCAAGGATGGTTACTCGGAGTATGCTGCCGTGATCGAGTTCCAGGACGGGCAGAACAACTACAGCCATTACTGCCGGCTTACCAACACGGCCATCGTCAACTACAATAATCCCAATGGCAGCAGCAATAAGTGGGTATCCATCTATGGCAGCCATAACCGGGTGGATCACTGTTATTTTCGGGGGAAAACCAATGAAGGAACAACGCTCGTCGTTTGGCGGCCCGATACACAGCCGAACTATCATCTCATAGACCATAATTACTTTGCGTACCGTCCTCCGCTTGGTATGAATGGCGGCGAGACCATTCGGGTCGGGACCAGTGATCTTTCCCTGTCGAATTCGTCCACGACGGTGGAATACAATTATTTCGAACACTGTAATGGTGAAACCGAGATCATTTCCAACAAATCGTGTGAGAACATTTACCGCTACAATACGTTCTATGAATGTGAAGGGACCTTAACGCTGAGGCACGGCAACAACTGCACCGTGCACGGCAATTTCTTTTTTGGCAACGGCAAGTCGATGACCGGTGGGGTGCGGATCATCGGCGAAAACCATAAGGTATTCAACAACTACTTCCAGGACCTGGCCGGAACCGGATTCCGGGCACCGCTGTCGCTGATGAACGGGATTCCCGATTCACCCCTTAATGAATATTTCCAGGTGAAGGACCCACATATTCTATATCAACACGTTTGTTAA
- a CDS encoding T9SS type A sorting domain-containing protein codes for MTTLAVYDLLGREVSRLVNRELEAGYYEVMLHDPLLPSGMYIYRIQSGDFTKAHKMILMK; via the coding sequence ATGACCACCCTTGCGGTCTACGATCTACTGGGGCGTGAGGTTTCCAGGCTCGTGAATCGGGAGTTAGAGGCCGGATATTACGAGGTCATGCTCCATGATCCGCTACTGCCATCAGGCATGTACATCTACCGGATCCAGTCCGGTGATTTCACAAAAGCGCACAAAATGATCCTGATGAAGTAA